The following are from one region of the Corylus avellana chromosome ca1, CavTom2PMs-1.0 genome:
- the LOC132178799 gene encoding probable aquaporin NIP7-1 — protein sequence MKSLFEDHQQPHPHDTSNHEPNSGRLSKEDQEMGSNATSKTDVLNNSAFGCFPRGTMDLNLGRVVLAELVGTFILMFSVCGIIACTQLSKGEVGLLEYAATAGLTVVVVIFSIGHISCAHVNPAVTIAFATFGHFPWSKVPLYILAQMLGSVLATCIGQSVYNVKSEIMTTRPLRGCSSAFWVELIATFIIMFLAASVTYQHQTVGHLSGFVVGIAISLAVLITGPVSGGSMNPARSLGPAIISGKFNDIWIYMTAPTIGAVAGALLFRILRLQQPRPPM from the exons ATGAAAAGCTTGTTTGAAGATCATCAGCAGCCACATCCTCATGACACTTCAAACCACGAACCAAATAGCGGCCGATTATCCAAAGAAGATCAAGAAATGGGCTCCAATGCCACCTCAAAGACTGATGTCTTGAACAACTCTGCCTTTGGCTGCTTTCCTCGAGGAACGATGGATCTTAATCTTGGACGCGTG GTTTTAGCAGAACTGGTCGGGActttcattttgatgttttctgTGTGCGGGATCATAGCATGCACCCAGCTGAGTAAAGGCGAAGTGGGTCTTCTGGAGTATGCAGCCACCGCAGGATTGACAGTGGTTGTTGTCATTTTCTCCATAGGCCATATCTCTTGTGCGCACGTTAATCCTGCTGTCACAATAGCTTTTGCAACCTTTGGTCATTTTCCATGGtccaag GTTCCGCTTTACATATTGGCACAAATGTTGGGTTCTGTGTTGGCAACATGTATTGGACAGTCTGTTTACAACGTCAAATCAGAAATTATGACCACCCGGCCGCTCCGAGGCTGCAGCTCCGCCTTCTGGGTGGAGCTTATTGCGACATTTATCATCATGTTTCTAGCTGCTTCAGTGACCTACCAACATCAAACT GTAGGCCATTTGTCTGGCTTCGTTGTTGGCATAGCCATTTCACTAGCTGTGTTAATCACAGG GCCTGTTTCAGGAGGATCAATGAATCCTGCAAGATCATTGGGGCCTGCAATAATTTCAGGGAAATTCAATGACATATGGATATATATGACAGCCCCAACCATTGGAGCCGTGGCAGGTGCTCTTCTCTTTCGAATTCTTCGTCTTCAACAACCCCGCCCGCCCATGTAA